In a single window of the Cupriavidus sp. P-10 genome:
- a CDS encoding PilW family protein: MKRLPPRIAQRRLRQRGVSLVELMIGITIGLLMLTALASLYYANSLSRTEFVKSAEQVENGRYALEQIRREVELAGFYGVGNIGRAMKAAAPALCATDAGTLGFSATGETVPLALAGYGPGVAAACLPDLLPTSEVLVVRRVSTTPVAAPAAGVPYLQVSACSQDTVPFAFDASAAAAFPLRTKLCDPNQPAELRQAVVRIFYLAGCDRCGNGGDGIPTLKMAELAGGAFQARSIAQGVQDMHVEYGVDLDGNGSADCYVADPTANNSAACPGVPGYDWGVALNNQANVTTVRVNVLARTLKPSAGQTDTRSYDLGRGVASGPFNDGYKRHVYAQVARMVNVAGTREQ, translated from the coding sequence ATGAAACGCCTGCCTCCGCGTATCGCACAACGCCGGCTGCGCCAGCGCGGCGTGTCGCTGGTCGAGCTGATGATCGGCATCACCATCGGACTGCTGATGCTGACCGCGCTGGCCAGCCTGTACTACGCCAACAGCCTGTCGCGCACTGAGTTCGTCAAATCGGCCGAGCAGGTGGAGAACGGCCGCTATGCGCTGGAGCAGATCCGGCGCGAAGTGGAACTGGCCGGCTTCTACGGCGTCGGCAACATCGGCCGTGCCATGAAGGCCGCGGCGCCGGCGCTGTGCGCCACCGATGCCGGCACGCTGGGCTTCTCCGCCACCGGCGAAACCGTGCCGCTGGCGTTGGCCGGCTACGGCCCCGGCGTGGCGGCGGCATGCCTGCCCGACCTGCTGCCGACTTCGGAAGTGCTGGTGGTGCGGCGCGTCTCGACCACGCCGGTCGCCGCGCCGGCCGCCGGCGTGCCTTACCTGCAGGTGTCCGCGTGCTCGCAGGACACCGTGCCGTTCGCATTCGATGCCAGCGCCGCCGCCGCCTTCCCGTTGCGCACCAAGCTGTGCGACCCGAACCAGCCTGCCGAGCTGAGGCAGGCCGTGGTGCGCATCTTCTACCTGGCCGGCTGCGACCGCTGCGGCAACGGCGGCGACGGCATCCCCACGCTGAAGATGGCCGAACTGGCCGGCGGCGCGTTCCAGGCGCGCTCGATCGCGCAGGGCGTGCAGGACATGCATGTGGAATACGGCGTCGACTTGGATGGCAACGGCTCGGCCGACTGCTATGTGGCGGACCCGACCGCGAACAACAGCGCCGCCTGCCCCGGCGTGCCCGGCTATGACTGGGGCGTTGCGCTTAACAACCAGGCCAATGTCACCACGGTGCGCGTGAACGTGCTGGCGCGCACGCTGAAGCCTTCGGCTGGACAGACTGATACGCGCAGCTATGACCTGGGCCGCGGCGTCGCCAGCGGCCCCTTCAACGATGGCTACAAGCGCCATGTCTACGCCCAGGTAGCGCGGATGGTCAACGTAGCCGGCACGCGCGAGCAATAA